One window from the genome of Desulforamulus ruminis DSM 2154 encodes:
- the extP gene encoding selenite/tellurite reduction operon b-type cytochrome ExtP gives MSTPSRDVDVKTMLQEVAAHPVPEYARKFYYCFGGLTFLTFVIQVLTGILLAVYYKPTPEAAYESVKFITDEVALGAVVRSVHRICSNLMVVLVILHMLRVIYTGSYKRPRQFNWVVGVTLLLLTLGFCFTGYLLIWDQVGYWAAVIGTQIMGSVPVVGDTLLNLAQAGSKVSGYTLTRFYALHIAVLPVVTIVFLVIHFIMVRKQGISGGL, from the coding sequence GTGAGTACACCAAGCCGGGATGTCGATGTTAAAACAATGCTGCAGGAAGTGGCAGCCCACCCTGTACCTGAATATGCCAGAAAATTTTACTATTGCTTTGGAGGACTCACCTTTTTGACCTTTGTGATACAGGTCCTTACAGGGATCCTGCTGGCCGTCTATTACAAACCCACTCCGGAAGCGGCCTATGAGAGCGTAAAATTCATTACGGATGAGGTGGCACTGGGAGCGGTTGTCCGTTCGGTCCACCGTATTTGTTCTAATTTAATGGTTGTTTTAGTCATTCTGCATATGCTGCGGGTTATTTATACCGGATCCTATAAACGGCCAAGACAGTTTAATTGGGTCGTCGGTGTCACGCTGCTGCTGCTTACTTTAGGTTTCTGCTTTACCGGTTATCTGCTGATATGGGATCAGGTGGGCTACTGGGCTGCCGTCATCGGTACGCAGATTATGGGTTCTGTTCCTGTGGTGGGAGACACGCTTCTCAACCTGGCCCAGGCGGGCAGTAAAGTGAGCGGCTACACACTGACAAGATTTTATGCTTTACATATTGCAGTCTTGCCGGTAGTAACCATTGTTTTCCTGGTAATTCATTTTATTATGGTCCGGAAACAGGGAATTTCCGGTGGATTATAA
- a CDS encoding sensor histidine kinase — protein MAALIKINNITGYLPLNLQEVLRTVGKEMEGLFQPYKAYFHLDCAELSLNQTGNGFEDNISYHHSDIRENCRAIKEQLPVIVYDSQRENCGVCKHTDQHQSHICVPLVSGFQVFGTLSLKSCTRIELEREQLELLLAITNQTTATIQRARLFNRLEQEKEMLEKANRDNEILNQNLKNTIRQLKAAQHQLILSERLAAAGHLAANFAHEINNPTGNILSRLECLELEAEENPLPETLRRDLAIIKKHVNRIAKITHGLLVFSRQSLQQVVPVRINELILETVDWLEQQFSRKNICFTVQLGDLPPIKGNQEQLHQVLVNLLTNARDAMPKGGVIKIITTVNTEKKELVIDICDRGSGISARHMDKIFDPFFTTKEAGKGTGLGLSISYSIVQEHGGRIEAESVEGVGTTFSIKLPLSDEGDLNDVRKKTDFNH, from the coding sequence ATGGCAGCCCTAATTAAAATTAATAATATAACCGGCTACCTGCCCTTGAATTTACAGGAGGTGCTGCGGACCGTCGGGAAGGAAATGGAGGGGCTTTTTCAACCGTACAAAGCTTATTTCCACCTGGACTGTGCGGAACTCAGTCTGAATCAGACAGGGAACGGTTTTGAAGATAATATAAGCTATCATCATTCAGACATAAGAGAAAACTGCAGGGCCATTAAGGAACAGTTGCCGGTGATTGTTTATGATTCCCAAAGGGAAAACTGCGGGGTTTGCAAGCATACGGACCAGCATCAGTCACATATTTGTGTTCCATTGGTTTCCGGTTTTCAGGTATTTGGCACCCTTTCACTTAAAAGCTGCACAAGGATCGAGCTGGAAAGGGAGCAGTTGGAATTATTACTGGCGATTACCAATCAAACTACGGCCACCATTCAGCGGGCCAGATTATTCAACCGGTTGGAACAGGAAAAAGAGATGCTGGAAAAGGCGAACAGGGACAATGAAATTTTAAATCAGAACTTGAAAAATACCATCCGTCAATTAAAAGCAGCACAGCACCAATTGATTCTTTCCGAGCGTTTAGCCGCGGCCGGACATCTGGCGGCCAATTTTGCCCATGAAATCAACAACCCTACGGGAAATATTCTTTCACGCCTGGAATGCCTGGAATTAGAGGCGGAGGAAAACCCACTGCCGGAGACACTGCGCAGGGATCTGGCGATTATAAAAAAACACGTCAACCGCATTGCCAAAATTACCCATGGACTGTTGGTTTTCTCCAGGCAGTCACTGCAGCAGGTGGTCCCTGTTCGAATCAATGAATTAATTTTAGAAACGGTGGATTGGCTGGAGCAGCAGTTCTCCCGTAAAAATATATGTTTTACCGTGCAGTTGGGGGATTTGCCTCCCATCAAAGGCAATCAGGAACAACTGCATCAGGTTTTGGTCAATCTATTGACTAACGCTCGGGATGCCATGCCGAAGGGCGGCGTTATTAAAATTATCACTACCGTCAATACCGAAAAAAAAGAATTGGTAATTGATATATGTGACAGGGGAAGCGGTATTTCAGCCCGGCACATGGATAAAATATTTGATCCTTTTTTTACCACCAAAGAGGCGGGTAAAGGGACCGGGCTGGGGTTATCCATTAGTTACAGCATTGTACAGGAACACGGCGGGCGTATTGAAGCAGAAAGTGTAGAAGGAGTTGGGACAACTTTTTCAATCAAGCTACCGCTGAGTGATGAAGGGGATCTAAACGATGTCAGGAAAAAGACGGATTTTAATCATTGA
- a CDS encoding uroporphyrinogen decarboxylase family protein produces MTKAERVYHAIGRRGVDKVPKGEWHLSKGLIAGILGKKGALGWEEEAAVREFLGMDLVALGTDADVNGSGPDDHRFRCWRTETDFFIFAVIDGPFQGAARQVGIVDFLLRLDRRDGRMKELAAKQAERNLETARRCLRSGAHGILLADDVAYTDGLFVQYPLLRDIFVPLWKYQVSALKSEKVPVFFHSDGNINSLLPDLITAGFTGLHALESTAGMDIARVKKVYGSDLCLMGNMDLGFLVKATEQEITTEVKKLMKVAAPGGGFIFSTSCGCLGDDVPPAKVIALYRCAERYGVYAKS; encoded by the coding sequence ATGACAAAAGCGGAAAGGGTTTATCATGCCATTGGCCGCAGGGGGGTAGACAAGGTACCCAAAGGGGAATGGCACCTATCCAAGGGACTGATTGCCGGTATTCTAGGCAAAAAAGGTGCCCTGGGATGGGAGGAGGAAGCCGCCGTAAGGGAGTTTTTAGGGATGGATCTGGTGGCTTTGGGGACAGACGCCGACGTGAATGGCTCCGGGCCGGATGATCACCGTTTCCGCTGCTGGCGGACAGAAACGGATTTTTTTATATTTGCGGTCATTGACGGTCCATTCCAGGGGGCGGCACGGCAGGTGGGCATTGTCGATTTCCTCCTGAGGCTGGATCGCCGGGATGGAAGGATGAAAGAACTGGCTGCTAAACAGGCTGAGAGGAACCTGGAAACCGCCCGGCGCTGCCTAAGAAGCGGCGCTCACGGAATACTGCTGGCCGATGACGTTGCCTATACCGACGGTCTTTTCGTTCAATATCCGCTATTGCGGGACATTTTTGTTCCTTTATGGAAATACCAGGTCAGCGCATTAAAAAGTGAGAAAGTACCTGTCTTTTTTCATTCGGACGGCAACATTAACAGTCTGCTGCCGGATTTGATTACAGCCGGATTTACCGGCCTTCATGCTTTAGAGTCCACTGCCGGTATGGATATAGCACGGGTTAAAAAAGTCTACGGGTCGGACCTCTGCCTTATGGGCAATATGGATCTGGGCTTTTTAGTAAAGGCCACTGAACAGGAAATTACAACGGAAGTAAAAAAGCTGATGAAGGTGGCGGCACCGGGGGGCGGGTTCATTTTTTCTACCAGTTGCGGCTGCCTGGGGGATGATGTCCCCCCGGCCAAGGTGATTGCTCTGTATCGGTGTGCCGAAAGGTATGGCGTTTATGCAAAGTCTTAA
- a CDS encoding cytochrome b subunit of the bc complex, whose protein sequence is MEQQKKGVIPFFPHHFLSEMALAFAYLGLVLVLAGVHKPELGPPANPVLTPSHILPEWYFLWLFGLLRLVPRLVGLLIPGLVFAAIFLLPWLDRSPDYHPAKRPKVMVATLLMLGGMVGLTIVARMPW, encoded by the coding sequence ATGGAACAGCAGAAAAAAGGGGTTATACCCTTCTTTCCTCATCACTTTTTATCGGAAATGGCGCTGGCCTTTGCTTATCTAGGGTTGGTCCTGGTTTTGGCCGGTGTGCATAAGCCTGAGTTAGGACCACCGGCAAACCCGGTGCTGACACCCTCTCACATTTTACCGGAGTGGTATTTTCTATGGTTGTTCGGCCTTTTGAGGCTGGTTCCGCGGTTGGTGGGATTGCTCATTCCCGGACTGGTATTTGCTGCCATCTTCCTGCTGCCCTGGTTAGACAGGAGTCCGGATTACCATCCGGCCAAACGGCCTAAAGTGATGGTCGCGACCCTGCTGATGCTGGGCGGCATGGTTGGCTTAACCATTGTGGCGCGAATGCCCTGGTAG
- a CDS encoding ABC transporter permease: protein MKILKLKQLLKLILINITQNKVRTFLTTLGVIVGTATIFLVIAIGKGGEAQVNEQYSKLNVGTIMVMPAMRGKVADPLTKKDAQLFLESENIAQAFPVLSGSGDINYNNFSTNASYTAIQPEFQGNNNLIVQQGRALDEEDENQENKCAVIGAGLADTLTDGNPSEILGQSLRINQRKFEVVGIYNRIGDSGSGMSYDDTAFVPYSVGEKYLLGTRANPTITVLATDLDTVQLAIEDITATLNENHRAGGADQFRIMDAGSRLASAQESAKTMSLLLLAVAVVVLIVSGIGIMNVMFVTVKERTKEIGTLKAIGAKKQEVLNQFLIEAVMISLAGGVIGVMAGFLTLPVLAHFELAALSSLSGVLLGLTFSVVTGVFFGFYPAWKAADLSPLEALRYE, encoded by the coding sequence GTGAAAATCTTGAAGCTGAAACAATTACTAAAGCTCATTTTAATTAATATTACCCAGAATAAGGTTCGTACCTTTCTGACTACCCTGGGAGTGATTGTGGGTACCGCCACCATTTTTTTGGTCATTGCCATCGGGAAGGGTGGAGAAGCTCAGGTTAACGAACAGTACTCTAAGCTAAATGTAGGTACCATCATGGTTATGCCGGCCATGCGGGGAAAAGTGGCGGACCCGTTAACCAAAAAAGACGCTCAATTGTTTTTAGAAAGTGAAAATATTGCCCAGGCCTTTCCGGTTTTAAGCGGCAGCGGAGATATTAACTATAATAACTTTTCAACCAACGCCAGTTATACGGCCATTCAACCGGAGTTCCAGGGAAATAATAATTTAATTGTGCAGCAGGGCAGAGCCCTGGATGAAGAAGATGAAAACCAAGAAAATAAGTGTGCGGTTATCGGTGCGGGACTGGCGGATACGCTTACAGACGGCAATCCTTCTGAAATCCTGGGTCAAAGCCTTCGTATCAATCAGAGGAAGTTTGAAGTTGTGGGCATCTACAATCGCATCGGAGATTCCGGCTCGGGCATGAGCTATGATGATACGGCCTTTGTGCCCTATTCCGTGGGAGAAAAATATTTATTGGGCACCAGAGCCAACCCTACTATTACGGTGCTGGCCACCGATTTGGATACAGTTCAGTTGGCCATCGAGGATATTACCGCCACCTTGAATGAAAACCACCGGGCCGGAGGAGCCGATCAATTTCGCATTATGGATGCAGGAAGCAGATTGGCTTCGGCACAGGAATCGGCCAAAACCATGTCGCTGCTTTTGCTGGCTGTGGCCGTGGTGGTGTTGATTGTAAGCGGAATTGGCATTATGAATGTTATGTTTGTAACCGTAAAGGAAAGAACCAAGGAAATTGGGACCCTGAAAGCCATTGGAGCGAAAAAACAGGAAGTATTAAATCAGTTCCTCATTGAGGCGGTGATGATTAGTCTGGCAGGCGGAGTGATCGGTGTAATGGCTGGGTTCCTGACCCTGCCTGTATTGGCTCACTTTGAACTGGCGGCCCTTTCGTCCCTAAGCGGAGTTTTGTTAGGACTAACCTTTTCCGTAGTCACCGGTGTGTTTTTTGGATTCTATCCTGCCTGGAAAGCGGCTGATTTAAGTCCTCTGGAAGCCTTAAGATATGAATAA
- a CDS encoding ubiquinol-cytochrome c reductase iron-sulfur subunit: MEPTKKYLSRRKFLSYLFTFPLAVGVVTPLALSAGVLSPPLSLKPLPPRMGVANVKDIQEKPIEFIYDGYPAILFKSGREYKAFSRVCTHLGCIVSWDEQKKQFHCPCHGGIYDAGGNVVSGPPPAPLNRLKAWVDKDVVMVQREVV; this comes from the coding sequence ATGGAGCCCACTAAAAAATATCTTTCCCGGCGGAAGTTTTTAAGTTACCTGTTTACTTTTCCGCTGGCAGTAGGGGTTGTCACCCCTCTGGCCCTTAGCGCCGGTGTACTTTCTCCGCCACTTTCTTTAAAACCGCTCCCCCCCCGTATGGGAGTGGCCAATGTTAAGGATATTCAAGAAAAACCCATAGAATTTATCTATGATGGATATCCGGCTATTTTATTTAAATCAGGCCGGGAATATAAGGCCTTTTCCAGGGTATGCACCCATTTGGGTTGTATCGTTTCCTGGGATGAACAGAAAAAACAGTTCCATTGCCCCTGTCACGGCGGGATATATGATGCCGGGGGGAACGTTGTTAGCGGTCCGCCGCCGGCACCCTTAAACCGCCTGAAGGCCTGGGTGGATAAAGATGTGGTTATGGTTCAGCGGGAGGTGGTATAA
- a CDS encoding ASKHA domain-containing protein, translating into MKKIAVGFKPADCIIQIEAGKTILDVAREFGLSAVNLASPCGGQGLCGCCRVKVTGDHFSQRTKAEIKSLLPEELAQGYRLACQARVWGPGEVEISPQAAGEVQFLEIQGLILAVQPNPPVASYTIELEKGSWPCSQLAWQEIKNCLATQYDLGRLKIDPELYREKCPVKLTKEAVVTVREREIINCFFGSSPSPPVGLAVDLGTTKIAGYLINLESGVVLAGGTIVNPQRVYGYDLMSRLSYALESEAKYRRLNRDVIDSINHLAANLAGQAGLGVKDIVEAVVAGNTAMHHLFLRLPVDQLSRAPYLPVVTTSVEIKAREIGLVISPGAYVYVLPPVAGFVGGDHVAMILGSQLDRTDKVSLGLDIGTNTEIVLCYGGRMRSCSCASGPAFEGTHIRHGVQAVRGAIRSVRLGRDGLEAQLETVGDTAPLGICGSGILDAVAELYRTGVITRQGRLNRSHPRVRLSEMGLQYTLVPASKSGTGKELVITQQDIEEIMLAKAAIATGIRLMLQAVDLTCKDIQEVVVAGAFGTQLKVTSAMVVGMFPNLSQELFRQVGNAAGAGSQAVLVSLAERRRAEKIAAVIEHLELSTMSSFQEVYFSSLTLPPLRNAE; encoded by the coding sequence GTGAAAAAAATTGCCGTTGGTTTCAAACCGGCGGATTGCATAATTCAAATTGAAGCCGGCAAAACCATACTGGATGTTGCCCGGGAATTCGGATTAAGTGCTGTCAACCTAGCATCTCCTTGCGGAGGGCAGGGCCTTTGCGGCTGTTGCCGGGTGAAAGTAACAGGGGATCATTTCTCTCAGCGAACAAAAGCAGAAATAAAGTCACTTTTACCGGAGGAACTGGCCCAGGGCTATCGTTTGGCCTGCCAGGCTAGGGTTTGGGGACCCGGGGAGGTTGAAATATCCCCTCAAGCAGCCGGCGAAGTACAGTTCTTGGAAATCCAGGGGCTGATCCTTGCAGTGCAACCCAATCCACCCGTGGCAAGCTACACAATTGAACTGGAAAAGGGTTCTTGGCCATGTTCGCAGCTTGCCTGGCAAGAAATAAAGAATTGTTTAGCAACGCAGTATGATTTGGGGCGGCTAAAAATTGATCCGGAATTGTATAGAGAAAAATGCCCTGTAAAATTAACAAAAGAAGCCGTGGTTACCGTTCGGGAGCGTGAAATTATAAACTGCTTTTTTGGCAGTTCGCCATCTCCGCCGGTTGGGTTGGCAGTGGACCTGGGAACCACAAAAATTGCAGGCTATCTGATCAATTTAGAATCAGGAGTTGTTCTGGCCGGCGGGACTATCGTCAATCCCCAAAGGGTCTACGGATATGATCTAATGTCTCGCCTCTCCTACGCACTGGAGAGTGAGGCCAAATACCGCCGACTCAACCGGGACGTGATTGATAGCATCAATCACCTGGCAGCGAATCTAGCAGGCCAGGCGGGATTAGGGGTAAAAGATATTGTCGAGGCCGTGGTTGCCGGCAACACAGCGATGCACCACCTGTTCCTGAGACTGCCGGTTGATCAGCTTTCCCGGGCCCCTTACCTGCCTGTGGTGACGACCTCTGTGGAGATAAAGGCGAGGGAAATCGGACTTGTTATTAGTCCCGGAGCTTACGTGTATGTCCTTCCGCCGGTTGCGGGTTTTGTCGGAGGAGACCATGTGGCAATGATTTTAGGGAGTCAGCTTGATCGGACCGATAAGGTGTCGCTGGGGTTGGATATAGGTACCAATACAGAAATTGTTCTATGTTACGGCGGGCGAATGCGATCTTGCTCCTGCGCTTCCGGCCCGGCCTTTGAAGGAACTCATATCCGGCATGGGGTACAGGCCGTCCGGGGAGCGATTCGATCTGTACGCCTGGGCCGGGATGGCCTTGAAGCCCAGTTGGAAACAGTGGGGGATACGGCCCCGCTGGGTATTTGCGGTTCCGGAATATTGGATGCGGTAGCCGAATTATACCGTACAGGCGTAATCACCCGGCAGGGTCGGTTGAACCGCAGTCATCCCCGGGTGCGGCTGTCCGAAATGGGGCTGCAATATACATTGGTACCGGCATCAAAAAGCGGCACAGGAAAAGAATTAGTGATCACTCAGCAGGATATCGAAGAGATCATGCTGGCCAAGGCTGCTATTGCCACAGGAATCCGGCTCATGTTGCAAGCGGTTGATCTTACTTGCAAAGATATACAAGAGGTGGTGGTGGCAGGGGCCTTTGGTACTCAGCTCAAAGTGACCAGTGCCATGGTTGTTGGCATGTTCCCCAATTTATCCCAGGAACTCTTTCGTCAGGTGGGCAATGCAGCCGGTGCCGGGTCACAGGCCGTTTTAGTTTCTCTGGCCGAGCGGCGGCGGGCGGAGAAAATTGCTGCCGTCATAGAACATCTGGAACTAAGCACCATGTCTTCTTTCCAGGAGGTCTATTTTTCCTCTCTCACCTTGCCGCCGCTGAGGAATGCAGAATGA
- a CDS encoding uroporphyrinogen decarboxylase family protein: protein MKMNSLERFTETLRWQPTDRCCCLPLVFGYAANIAEIEIKDAISDTEALVSSQLLAQRLFGYDAVYVYGGNAVEIESLGIPLVFPDGDYPYPDPRYDLKNPDELLAKPLPDPVSHGRIPKLLSAAGKLRQEVDGSVPVVGVIAGPFTIAAQVLGLEKLLLLLVDDPDKIQKLLHNVSILSQNFALALLTAGAQVIMIMDPVSSQSIITPGIFRNFSFPLLRGIFKGCRRAGALACWLAITGRTDGFFKLYPDTGADLVTLDYEVSMERAFSLLPRLVIQGNIRPFDFVERGPGEIRRECLDLLQLAQARPGYILGTGCELPLNSKQENLEAMMDVLSLPFQGKG, encoded by the coding sequence ATGAAAATGAATTCTCTGGAAAGGTTCACCGAAACTCTCCGGTGGCAGCCAACAGACCGCTGTTGCTGCCTGCCTTTGGTTTTTGGCTATGCAGCCAATATCGCAGAGATTGAAATAAAAGATGCGATTTCGGACACAGAGGCTTTGGTATCTTCCCAGCTTTTGGCTCAGCGGCTTTTTGGATACGATGCAGTCTATGTTTATGGCGGCAACGCGGTAGAAATAGAGAGCCTGGGAATACCCCTTGTGTTTCCGGACGGGGATTACCCTTATCCGGACCCCCGGTACGATTTGAAAAACCCGGATGAACTGCTGGCGAAGCCCCTCCCCGATCCTGTCAGCCACGGCAGGATACCCAAGCTGCTCAGTGCAGCAGGGAAGTTGCGGCAGGAGGTTGACGGCAGCGTGCCGGTGGTGGGTGTCATTGCCGGACCGTTCACCATCGCGGCTCAGGTTCTGGGCCTGGAGAAACTGCTGCTTTTACTGGTGGATGATCCTGATAAAATTCAAAAACTTTTACATAATGTGTCCATATTGTCCCAAAACTTTGCCCTGGCCCTGTTAACGGCAGGAGCGCAGGTTATCATGATCATGGACCCTGTATCCTCTCAAAGTATTATCACACCGGGTATCTTCCGGAACTTCTCATTTCCTTTGCTCAGGGGGATTTTTAAAGGCTGCCGGAGGGCCGGGGCTCTGGCCTGTTGGTTGGCTATTACCGGGAGAACCGATGGTTTTTTCAAGTTATATCCTGATACCGGCGCAGATCTGGTTACCCTGGACTATGAAGTATCTATGGAGAGAGCCTTTTCTTTGCTGCCCCGCTTGGTGATACAAGGAAACATCAGACCTTTTGACTTTGTGGAACGCGGTCCCGGGGAAATAAGAAGAGAATGTCTGGATTTGCTCCAACTGGCCCAGGCACGGCCCGGATATATTTTGGGCACCGGCTGTGAACTGCCGCTCAACAGTAAGCAGGAGAATTTAGAGGCCATGATGGACGTTCTTTCGTTGCCGTTCCAAGGGAAGGGGTGA
- a CDS encoding cobalamin B12-binding domain-containing protein: MTEKIPNTRELVVAITEGNNLEAVALARRLLDHGLDLETVVEEGLTKALESLSDKCGNDQFSLLEILLAGRAMMDVMEQVVSKHVCFSTLAMGKEQPVFVIGTIKGDMHDLGKNIVSMMLKVAGYRVIDLGKDVEPAKFIETAAAEQARYIGISSLITTTIPYVKEVKHLAVQEGMSDVKVLAGGAALRQAEPEQLNVDFVAQNVFHLLGYLKEEDEAKR; the protein is encoded by the coding sequence TTGACGGAAAAGATTCCCAACACAAGGGAGTTAGTAGTCGCAATCACAGAGGGCAATAACTTGGAGGCTGTGGCCTTAGCCCGGCGGCTTCTGGACCATGGGCTTGATCTGGAAACCGTAGTGGAGGAGGGACTGACCAAGGCCCTTGAATCACTTAGCGATAAATGCGGCAACGACCAATTTAGTTTATTGGAAATATTGCTGGCTGGACGGGCTATGATGGATGTAATGGAGCAGGTTGTCAGTAAGCATGTTTGTTTTTCAACTCTGGCCATGGGCAAAGAGCAGCCTGTTTTTGTTATAGGTACCATTAAGGGAGATATGCATGATTTGGGAAAAAATATTGTCAGCATGATGTTAAAAGTAGCGGGCTACCGAGTCATTGATTTGGGTAAAGATGTGGAACCGGCAAAATTTATAGAAACAGCAGCCGCAGAACAGGCGCGATACATTGGTATCAGCAGTCTGATAACCACCACCATACCCTATGTAAAAGAAGTAAAGCATCTAGCTGTGCAGGAGGGCATGTCGGATGTAAAGGTGCTGGCCGGCGGTGCTGCTTTGCGTCAGGCGGAACCCGAACAGTTGAATGTGGATTTTGTGGCCCAGAATGTTTTTCATCTGTTAGGGTACTTAAAAGAAGAGGATGAAGCAAAAAGATGA
- a CDS encoding sigma-54-dependent transcriptional regulator yields the protein MSGKRRILIIDDEDDMLETSSRLLRRLGYECATLNDSTRVAESLAEVQPEIILCDLVMPKLDGLEVLKTTRKMLPDSLVIIITGFATVESAVNAIKEGAFDYLPKPFTFDQLEVTVRRAEEKLNLKAENQILRSQLEEKYNFDNIIGAGGGMQPVVETIRKISASNTNILILGESGTGKELIARSIHANSRRKHGPFVAVNCASLPNNLLESELFGHERGAFTGAHTSKAGLMEVADRGTLFLDEVGEMSRELQAKLLRALELHSFRRVGGTKEVQVDIRILAATNRDLEEAIVKGEFREDLYYRLNVLTIYLPALRERAQDIPLLSLHFLQYFSERAGKPIGSIAPAAIELLQRYNWPGNVRELKNIIERAVALCETKEIMDGDLPERLNGKRGSLFQSAPNLEMPFHQAKSEWIETFEVKYLQGLLEKHGGNISEAARECGVDRKTIHRLLAKHKLKYHDS from the coding sequence ATGTCAGGAAAAAGACGGATTTTAATCATTGATGATGAAGACGATATGCTGGAAACCTCCAGCAGACTGCTGCGGCGGCTGGGTTATGAATGTGCCACCTTAAACGACAGTACCCGGGTGGCGGAATCCCTGGCCGAGGTGCAGCCTGAAATCATTCTTTGCGACTTGGTAATGCCCAAACTGGATGGCCTTGAGGTGCTCAAAACCACCCGGAAAATGCTGCCGGACTCCCTGGTTATTATTATAACCGGCTTTGCAACCGTTGAGTCCGCTGTTAATGCCATTAAAGAAGGGGCTTTCGATTATCTGCCCAAGCCCTTTACCTTCGATCAACTGGAGGTAACCGTCCGGCGGGCGGAAGAAAAATTAAACTTGAAGGCAGAGAACCAAATTTTACGTTCCCAGTTGGAGGAGAAGTACAATTTTGATAACATTATCGGGGCCGGCGGCGGGATGCAGCCGGTTGTTGAAACCATCCGTAAAATATCCGCCAGCAATACCAACATTCTTATCCTGGGGGAAAGCGGCACCGGAAAAGAATTAATCGCCCGCAGCATCCATGCCAACAGCAGGAGGAAACACGGCCCCTTTGTGGCCGTAAACTGTGCTTCATTGCCCAATAATCTTCTGGAGAGTGAACTTTTCGGGCATGAAAGGGGTGCCTTTACCGGCGCCCATACCAGCAAAGCCGGTTTAATGGAGGTGGCGGACCGGGGAACCCTGTTTCTGGATGAGGTGGGGGAGATGAGCAGGGAACTGCAGGCAAAACTGTTGAGGGCTTTGGAACTGCACTCCTTCCGGCGGGTGGGAGGGACGAAGGAAGTTCAGGTTGATATAAGGATTCTGGCGGCTACCAACCGGGACCTTGAAGAGGCCATTGTAAAGGGTGAATTCCGGGAGGATCTTTACTATCGCCTGAACGTCCTCACCATTTATCTGCCGGCTTTACGGGAACGGGCACAGGATATTCCTTTGTTGTCCCTCCATTTCCTACAGTATTTTTCCGAACGGGCAGGCAAACCCATTGGCTCCATTGCACCGGCTGCTATAGAACTTCTTCAGCGGTACAACTGGCCGGGAAATGTCCGAGAACTGAAAAACATTATCGAACGAGCAGTGGCTTTGTGTGAAACAAAGGAAATTATGGACGGAGATTTACCTGAACGGTTGAATGGAAAAAGGGGTAGCCTCTTCCAGTCCGCCCCGAATCTGGAGATGCCTTTTCACCAGGCCAAGTCCGAATGGATTGAAACCTTTGAAGTGAAATACCTTCAGGGGCTGCTGGAGAAGCACGGAGGAAACATCTCGGAGGCTGCCCGGGAATGCGGCGTGGACCGGAAAACCATTCATCGATTACTGGCAAAGCACAAACTGAAATATCATGATTCATAA
- a CDS encoding cytochrome c, giving the protein MVLKKTLAGTMMLVGMIMGLMFVSPYAVPIPQAQEASADTPGAQAFASVCNTCHSTDRIRDYQGDKSWGEIITLMKSFGALLSEDQAKEIEQHLQTTYPRDKK; this is encoded by the coding sequence ATGGTTTTAAAGAAAACACTTGCCGGAACCATGATGCTTGTAGGAATGATCATGGGACTTATGTTTGTTTCCCCTTATGCCGTTCCCATTCCGCAAGCCCAGGAGGCCAGTGCGGATACCCCCGGGGCACAGGCCTTTGCCTCCGTCTGCAACACCTGCCACTCAACCGACAGGATCAGAGATTACCAGGGGGATAAGAGTTGGGGCGAAATTATTACCTTGATGAAAAGCTTTGGGGCCCTCCTGAGCGAGGATCAGGCCAAAGAGATCGAACAACATCTGCAAACGACCTATCCCAGGGATAAGAAATAA